In one window of Henckelia pumila isolate YLH828 chromosome 1, ASM3356847v2, whole genome shotgun sequence DNA:
- the LOC140874631 gene encoding cytochrome P450 76T24-like, which translates to MDLFLSFVYLAILACTCFYVLKSSSRRQLPPGPYPLPIIGNFLELGQNPHRSLTKLSEKYGPILYLKLGSVNTVVVSSPELARQVLQKHDQVFAGRTNTAAVEPYDHNKVSMAWMSANPRWRVLRKICKEHMFSMARLDSSQYLRQEKLRQLREYVHECCRTSRAVDISDAAFTTSLNLISASLFSIDFAHFNTDSSQELKELVHGMMELTGTPNLADYFPVMKPFDPQGIKRKSKVYAGKVLAIFHDIIEQRLRQGDDKSTPLETRNDLLESLLDLTRRNENDLSRKEVVHLLLDLFAAGTESTTTTAEWVMTELIRNPSKMSMTRQELQTVVGENKEIQESDISNLPYLRAVVKEVFRLHPPGPFLIPHKAETDTELEGYILPKDTQILVNLWKLGRDPSSWLNPDVFEPE; encoded by the exons ATGGATCTTTTCCTATCATTTGTTTACCTAGCCATTCTTGCATGCACATGTTTCTATGTTCTAAAATCCAGCTCTCGCCGGCAGCTACCTCCGGGTCCGTACCCTTTGCCGATCATCGGAAACTTCCTCGAACTCGGCCAAAACCCGCACAGATCCCTCACCAAACTATCTGAAAAATACGGCCCTATATTGTACCTCAAGCTCGGTAGCGTGAACACAGTCGTCGTGTCATCACCGGAACTCGCGAGACAAGTACTTCAAAAACACGACCAAGTTTTCGCGGGACGAACAAACACGGCCGCAGTAGAACCATACGACCACAACAAGGTGTCGATGGCCTGGATGTCCGCCAACCCCCGTTGGCGGGTCCTTCGTAAAATTTGCAAAGAACACATGTTCTCGATGGCGAGACTCGATTCCAGCCAATATCTACGTCAAGAAAAGCTTCGGCAGCTGCGCGAATACGTCCACGAATGCTGCCGTACCAGCCGAGCCGTGGATATTTCTGATGCAGCCTTTACGACATCGCTTAATCTTATCTCAGCCAGTTTGTTCTCGATTGATTTTGCTCATTTTAATACCGATTCGTCGCAGGAACTTAAAGAACTCGTACATGGTATGATGGAGCTTACTGGGACGCCAAACCTTGCAGATTACTTTCCAGTAATGAAGCCTTTCGATCCACAAGGGATTAAGCGCAAAAGCAAGGTTTATGCGGGGAAAGTGTTGGCAATTTTTCACGACATAATCGAACAAAGATTGCGACAAGGAGATGATAAGTCGACTCCTCTCGAGACCAGAAATGATTTGTTGGAGTCGCTTCTTGATCTAACTCGCCGAAACGAGAATGATTTGTCCAGGAAGGAGGTGGTACATTTACTCCTG GATTTATTCGCCGCGGGAACAGAATCTACCACAACTACTGCGGAATGGGTGATGACAGAATTAATACGCAATCCGTCCAAAATGTCGATGACAAGACAAGAGCTTCAAACTGTAGTTGGGGAGAACAAAGAAATCCAAGAATCCGACATATCGAATCTTCCATATTTACGAGCGGTAGTAAAGGAAGTCTTCAGGCTCCACCCTCCGGGGCCTTTTCTAATACCTCACAAAGCAGAGACAGATACAGAATTGGAAGGATATATATTACCCAAAGATACACAAATACTTGTGAATCTATGGAAACTTGGGAGAGATCCGAGTTCATGGTTGAACCCAGATGTATTCGAGCCCGAATGA